The Methylococcus sp. Mc7 genomic sequence CCGTCACCTCGCTGACCATCCTGTTCGGCTCCCAGACCGGCAACGGCGAAGGCGTCGCCGCCGATCTCGAGGCGAGGGCCAAGTCCTGGGGCTACAGCGTCAAGCTGGCCGACATGGCGCACTACGATCCGCACGAAATCGTCAACGAAAGGCTGCTGTTCGTCATCGTCAGCACCCACGGCGAGGGCCAGCCGCCGATCCCGGCGGAGAAGCTGCACGGCTATCTCTATGCCGAAACCGCGCCGCGGCTGGAGCATCTCAAATTCGCCGTATTCGCCCTCGGCGACAGCAGCTACAAGCATTTCTGCAAGGCCGGCAAGGATTTCGACGCCTTCCTGCAGCGCATGGGGGCGAGCCGGGTGCTCGACCGGGTGGACGCCGATGCCGATTTCGAGGAACCAGCGGCGGCCTGGATCGAGGCGGTCCTCGGCTGCTGCCGCGCCATCATCGGCGACACCGGCATCGAGCAGCCTCTTGAGGCCGAGCCGGCCGATCAGGCGGCCAGGGCCGGCTACGGCAAGACCAATCCCTACCCGGCGGAGGTCCGGCGCAACGTCAATCTCAACGGGGAGGGCTCCGCCAAGGAAACCCGCCACATCGAAATCGACCTCGGCGATTCCGGCCTGAGCTACGAGCCGGGGGATGCCCTGGGAGTCTATCCGAAGAACAACCCCGTTTACGTCGAAGCCCTGCTGGCCGCCTTGCGGGCCGACGGCTACGCCGAAGTGAGCCTGGGCAAGGAGACCCTCACGCTGCGGGAAGCGTTCTACAGGCATCTCGACATCACCGGCCTGAGCCGGGTGCTGGTCGAGAAATACGCGGAACTGTGCGACAGCCGGGTCCTGGCCGGGCTGCTGGCGGATGCCGACCCCACCCGGCTGGAGGGCTATATGTGGGGCCGGCAGCTCATCGACCTGGTCGAGGATTTCCCGCTCGAGGACGTTCCGCCCCAGGTTTTCGTCAACGTCCTGCGGCGCATGCCGCCCCGGCTGTATTCGATCGCCTCGAGCATGAAGGCCCATCCCGGCCAGGTGCATCTCACCGTCGGCGCAGTGCGCTACCACGCCCATGGCCGGGACCGGGAAGGGGTCTGCTCCACCTACCTCGCCGGCCGTGTCGGCGCGGACGAGCGGCTTTCCATCTTCGTGCAGCCGAACAAGCATTTCCGCCTGCCCGAAGACCCGGCGACGCCGCTGATCATGGTCGGGCCGGGCACCGGCATCGCGCCGTTCCGGGGGTTCGTGGAGGAACGCGAGGCCACCGGCGCCAGCGGCCGGAACTGGCTGTATTTCGGCGACCAGCGCCGCGCCACCGATTACCTCTACCGGGAGGAATGGGAGGACAAGCTCGCGCGCGGCGTGCTGACCCGGCTGGATCTCGCCTTCTCGCGCGACCAGGAGTGGAAGGTTTACGTGCAGACCCGGATGCTGGAAAACGCCGGGGAGATGTACGCCTGGCTCGAGGAGGGCGCCTGTTTCTACGTCTGCGGCGACGCCTCGCGCATGGCCCAGGACGTCCATCAGGCGCTGCTGACGATCGTGATGCAGGAGGGCGGAAGGACGCAGGAGCAGGCCGAGGAATACCTCGAGGCCATGGCCGCCTCCCGGCGCTATCTGCGCGACGTGTATTGAGCCGGCTTCGCTGAACGGTGCTTGGAGATGAAGTTGAAGGGTAAGCTGAGGTTGGGACCCGCGGGTCTGGTGCTGTTCCTCTCGTGCTGGGCGAACGGCGGCTCGTCCTTCGCCGGCGAGCCGCTGTTCGTCCAGCGGGTCGAGTCGGCCGTGCCGACGCAGGAAGCCATCGGCAAGGCGGAGGAGCAGGTACGCGAGCACAAGGACGTGAAGCTCCGGGAAAAGATGGCCGTACCGCCGTTCCACAAACGGATGGAGCCGCCGCTGCGCGAGGGCGAAACCTACTGTCAGGGCTGTCACCGTCCCCAGCCGCACGGCAAGAAACTCCGTACCCGCAGTTTCCTCAACATGCACAGCCGTTATATCGCTTGCGAGACCTGCCATTTCCGGCCCGAGGACGTTCGGCTGGACTACCGTTGGTTCGACTACGGATCGCGTGCGTCCGCCGACCCTGACGGCAGCAGGTTCCGGACGGGACGGAACATCGACAATTCGGTGCTGATCGACGGTAAATTCAAGATCGCGCCGTTTTACAAAGGCGAGCCCGCGTTCGCCTTGCCCGGGACGGCGTTCGCCGAACGGGTCGGCCGCGAGTGGAAGGACGGCGACCTGCCCGCCAGGACGCAGCTCAAGGCCCGTCTGCACACGCCCTTGAGCAAGGAAGGGCCGGCCTGCGCCAAGTGCCATACCGAAGACGCCCCCGTGCTGGATCTCGCGGCCCTCGGCGCGGATGCCCGCCAAGCCGCGGCCATCCGCAGGCACGTCATCCCGCAGTTCTTCGACCGTTACCAGTCCGACGACGAACGGCTGAAGATCATCGACATCCTGCGCTGAAGCGATCATGGCGAACAATCTTGCGGGAGCACTCGTGCTGCGCTGTGCCGCCGCGATCGCCGCCGGCCTGATCGGGCTGGGGCCGGCGGCGGCCGGTGCCCTCCAGGCGGTGGTGGCGTCCGATCCGGTTGGGTACGAGGCCGGCTTCGAGCAACCTTCGGCTGTGGCCGCGGATGGCGCGGGCCGGGTCTACGTGCTCGACGGCGCCCACCACCGGATCGTGGTGCTCACGCCGGACGGGGGAATCCTTCGAACCCTCGGCGGCGCCGAGCTGCTGAAGCTGCCGATGGACTTCGCTCTCTCCGAGGAAGGGCTGGCGGTCGCCGATACCGGCCATCACCGGCTGGTGCTGTTCCGCCCCGACGGCACGTTGCAAAAGACGCTGGACCTGCCCAGCGAGTCCTTGCCGGAGCCCTCTCCGAAGCCGGAAGCGTCGCCGCAAACCAGCCCCCCGCCGAGGCTGCCGCCGGAGCCGGTGGCCGTCATCGTGCAGGACGGCATCGCCTTCTGGGCCGACCGGCGCAGCCACCGCGTGTGCCGGACCCGGCTGGCGGACGGCCTGGACTTGGGCTGTTTCGGCGGGCGCGGGGAAGAGCCGGGGCAGTTCCAGTACCCGTTCCAGATCGCCCAGGACCGCGACGGTTATTTCAACGTCGTGGACGTCGTCAATGCCCGCATCCAGGTGTTCGACAAGAGCGGGCGCGCGTTTTCCCAGATCGGCCGGTTCGGCCTCGACGAAGGCGAACTGTTCCGCCCCAACGGCCTCGCCATCGACCGGGAGCAGGACGCGTTTTTCGTCAGCGACGGCTATTTCGGGACCATCTCGGTGTTCCGCAAGGGCGAGTTCCTGGGACTGCTGCGGACGCCGGACGGCCAGCCGGTCAAGCTGGATTCGCCCACCGGCCTCCATTTCCGCGACGGCCGGCTTTACGTCGCCGAAACCGGCGCCAGCCGGGTGTGGCGCTACCGGGTGAGCTATCCCGAGCGTGCCGCGTCAGCCAAGGAAAACGGCGTGCGCACCGAGCTGTCGCAAAAGAATTGCCTGCTGTGCCATCTGTCCTGGGCCGGCGATGCGCCGCCAGAGGTCCGCGCCGCCGATGCGGAAGGAGCGCTGCCGGAGGCCTCCTACCGCATGTGCTACAGTTGCCACAACGGCGCGGTCATGGATTCGCGCCTGGCCATCCATCGGGGCGCGCAGCATCCCACGGTTTACGAAAGCCCCAAGGAGAAAAAACGCCATGCGGGACTCGAACCGCGCAAGGACAAGCTTCCCGACAAGTTTCCGGTCACCCGGGACAAGCAACTGCTCTGCACCTCCTGCCACACCCCGCATACCGACGCGGAAAAGGCGCAGACGCTGTATCCGGCCCACGGCAACGCCTGGCTGCGAATACCGAACCGGGGCGGCGATCTGTGCGAGCGCTGCCACGAATCCAAGGTCAAGGGCGCTCGCCTCGACGCGCCGGTGCAGCCCGGGTCCGCCGAAGGGAAGAAAGGCCCCAAGGGCCTCAACCATCCCTTGGGGATACGCTTCGTGCCGCCGCCTCATCCGGAGGCGAAGGGCTACCCTTCCGAGACCGAATTGCGCAAAGGGCTGCCGGAGCGCCTGACCGCCGGCGGCGCGGCGCTCGGCGATCACGAGGAACTGATCTGCCAGACCTGCCACCAGGTCCACGGCGGCCACGGCGACGGCAAGACCACGGTCCTGGAAACCGCCAAGGGCGAGCTGTGCGCCGCCTGCCATCGGCGCCAGTTCACCAAGAGCAAGGAGGAGGCCTACGAGAAGGGCGTCCACCCCGTCAACGTCAAGCGCGAACCGGACGAGTCCGGCGCAAGGCCCGTGTTGTGGAAAGGCAAGCCGGAAATCACCGAGGTCGGCTGTCAGACCTGCCACCGCGTCCACGACGGCAGCGCGCGGACCCCGCTTCTGCCCGAAGGGGTCGCGAACGCGGAAAGCCTGTGCAAGAACTGCCACGAACGCCAGCACGCCGAGGACGAGAAGGACGCCAGGAAGAAGGGCGTGCATCCGGTCAACGCCGAGCTGGACGAGCCGGTGCGGATCGGCGGCAAGGAAGTCAGGACAGTGGGCTGCCTCAGTTGCCACTCCGTGCACGGCGGCAAACCCCATACCGCCGCCCTGGTGGAGACGGACCGCGACGGCGAGCTGTGCAGCCATTGCCACAAACAGAAGCAGACCGTCGTGGGCACCGATCACGACCTGCGCATCACCGCCAAGGACGAGAAGAACGCCCTGGGCAAGCTGCCGTCCGAAACCGGCGTCTGCGGAAGCTGCCATACCCTGCACCGCGGCAAGGGCGACCGCCGCTTCCTGTTCGCGGCGAGGAAGGTGGAGCCGCAGCCCGGCCCGGCGATGGACGAGACGCCTTTCAAGCGGGATGGACTGTGCCTGAACTGCCACCAGAAGGGCGGGATCGGCGAGAAGAAGGTGGTCCCTCATTTCAGCCACCCGCAAAAGGATCTGGTGCTGCGCTCCGACCAGAAGATCCTGCCGCTGCTGGGCGCCAAGGAAGAGCCCGAGGACTTCGGCGGCATCGCCTGCATCACCTGCCATGAACCGCACGTCTGGGATGCCGACAGGATTCCGCCGCCCGGCAAGGACGGGACGATCGCACTGTCCGCCAACAGGGAAAACCTGGAGGGCAGCAACCGCGACGCGTTCCTCCGGGCGAAGGATGCCGACAAGGTGTTCTGTGTCGACTGCCACGGGCTCGGGACCCTGGTGAAGTACAAGTACTATCACGACGCCAGGCGCGCCCGGAACGGGGGGGTGGATTATCTGCGGTGAAGCGCGGCGGTTTCCAACCCGCGATCGCCGCTAAGCGCTTACCCGCCAGTTCTCCAGTTGCAGGCCGAACTCGATTTCCATCAGCGTGATGGAAGAGATGCCGACCAGTCGCGGAGGTGTCTGCTTGAGTTTCGGCAGGGCCGCGGGATGCCCCTTCACGAAGTCGCTGATGACGTTGGTATAGAGCAGGTATTGGGTCTTCCGGGGGGGGTGGGCAAGGCTCCGCCGGTGGCTTTCGAAAGGCTCCATGTCGGGCATCCCTTGGAAGGCGATGACTTCCTGCGGCCAGCCGGATTTTTCAGCTCCGCCGCTCTTCGAGTCGGAATGGAGTTCGATCCACTCCTTTCAGCGCATTGCGGGATTGTCCTTCGGCCTCGGCAAGGCTTTTCAAGCGGAAGCCGGTTTCATCGTCCAACTAAATGTTGAAATGCGTGGCACTCCAAGTATCACATATCGATATGTTGGGTTCGCCCAGGGTGGGTTCAGTCCCCGGTCTTCCCAATTTCCTTTTGCGCCTAACCTCTCAGGAGCCCGGACATGCCCCGTCTCTTTCTCCTTCTTCCGCTGCTGATCTTTTCCATTCTGGGCTTCCTGTTTTTCCAGGGCATGAACCTCGATCCCAATACGCTCCCCTCACCGCTGCTGGGCAAGCCCTTGCCGGCGTTCGAACTGCCCGCGCTGCGCGATCCCTCCAGGGTGATCTCGGACAAGGAAATCAAGGGACCCGCGCTGGTCAACTTCTGGGCAAGCTGGTGCGCCGCATGCCGCGATGAGCACGCGCTGCTGCTGGACCTCGCCCGCAACGCCGGCGTCACGATCTACGGCATCGACTATGTGGATCGGCGGGAAGCGGCGCTGGACTGGCTGGACCGCCTCGGCGATCCCTACGCCGCGGTCCTGTTCGACGAACGCGGTACCCTCGGTTCGGAGTTCCAGGTCATGGGGGCGCCCGAGACCTATGCGGTGGACGGCGGCAACATCGTCCGCTACCGTCATGTCGGCAGGTTGACCTGGGAGGTCTGGACCGCGATGCAAGCCGCCCTGGCCGGTCCGGCCCCTCACCCCGGCCCGGAGGGAGAGGGTGAGCAAGGTTGCTGCGACTTTCACGTTGAGTGATACAAACAGGGCGAGGTGGCCATGAACCTGCTGGAATCAACCCGCGTGGCCGTCGCGCGGCGGCGCAATGGCCGGGGCTCTCCCGTTCGATCCGCGGGCATCGGTTTCTCCCGGCCTTTTCTCGCCGGCGTCTTGCTCGCCCTCGGATCTTCCTTGGGCCTGCCGGCCGTTTCGCCGGCTGCCGACCGGCGCCCGGAGGATCCGGCGCCGTCTGCGGACGTTGCCGACAAAGGGCGGCAGCTCGAAGCGCTCGCCCGTCTCGATTCAGCTCCGCTGCTCTC encodes the following:
- a CDS encoding assimilatory sulfite reductase (NADPH) flavoprotein subunit, with the protein product MRYACSLCLAWLMLAACGSVLAAERHSDPDGCFSCHGLPGLEYLDDHGVLRVATILKSDYYGSLHGSVPCKDCHRKIERYPHKPEEGYVDCSESCHLKEPSKDKAFTHKPVVDEFKKSVHGAGHAPGATTDFHGGNRLEEETGQQNPSCRRCHSNTPYIKDANLERFKQELHHTETECGTCHQGETWRNQFSGHILRRLVGKNYNKMEANAMCVDCHGNPEAMAKVEIQDPETKERKKASYRFAHAADSYAKTLHGRFLAVDDEAGASCIDCHAPDGFRHGVLRDESKAASTHPDRLGETCSQAGCHGYAKSPLNLGFLNTDLHDLDFVRMKDSSFALDFSRLDSAWYAAAWVLGPLGLIFLVSSFLSPLSHSRNSPVTEVVGYDHFQRVMIGSTSAKTGLWRRILPRLAGRVPSAAPASAPAVEPDAPVTSLTILFGSQTGNGEGVAADLEARAKSWGYSVKLADMAHYDPHEIVNERLLFVIVSTHGEGQPPIPAEKLHGYLYAETAPRLEHLKFAVFALGDSSYKHFCKAGKDFDAFLQRMGASRVLDRVDADADFEEPAAAWIEAVLGCCRAIIGDTGIEQPLEAEPADQAARAGYGKTNPYPAEVRRNVNLNGEGSAKETRHIEIDLGDSGLSYEPGDALGVYPKNNPVYVEALLAALRADGYAEVSLGKETLTLREAFYRHLDITGLSRVLVEKYAELCDSRVLAGLLADADPTRLEGYMWGRQLIDLVEDFPLEDVPPQVFVNVLRRMPPRLYSIASSMKAHPGQVHLTVGAVRYHAHGRDREGVCSTYLAGRVGADERLSIFVQPNKHFRLPEDPATPLIMVGPGTGIAPFRGFVEEREATGASGRNWLYFGDQRRATDYLYREEWEDKLARGVLTRLDLAFSRDQEWKVYVQTRMLENAGEMYAWLEEGACFYVCGDASRMAQDVHQALLTIVMQEGGRTQEQAEEYLEAMAASRRYLRDVY
- a CDS encoding cytochrome c3 family protein, with the protein product MANNLAGALVLRCAAAIAAGLIGLGPAAAGALQAVVASDPVGYEAGFEQPSAVAADGAGRVYVLDGAHHRIVVLTPDGGILRTLGGAELLKLPMDFALSEEGLAVADTGHHRLVLFRPDGTLQKTLDLPSESLPEPSPKPEASPQTSPPPRLPPEPVAVIVQDGIAFWADRRSHRVCRTRLADGLDLGCFGGRGEEPGQFQYPFQIAQDRDGYFNVVDVVNARIQVFDKSGRAFSQIGRFGLDEGELFRPNGLAIDREQDAFFVSDGYFGTISVFRKGEFLGLLRTPDGQPVKLDSPTGLHFRDGRLYVAETGASRVWRYRVSYPERAASAKENGVRTELSQKNCLLCHLSWAGDAPPEVRAADAEGALPEASYRMCYSCHNGAVMDSRLAIHRGAQHPTVYESPKEKKRHAGLEPRKDKLPDKFPVTRDKQLLCTSCHTPHTDAEKAQTLYPAHGNAWLRIPNRGGDLCERCHESKVKGARLDAPVQPGSAEGKKGPKGLNHPLGIRFVPPPHPEAKGYPSETELRKGLPERLTAGGAALGDHEELICQTCHQVHGGHGDGKTTVLETAKGELCAACHRRQFTKSKEEAYEKGVHPVNVKREPDESGARPVLWKGKPEITEVGCQTCHRVHDGSARTPLLPEGVANAESLCKNCHERQHAEDEKDARKKGVHPVNAELDEPVRIGGKEVRTVGCLSCHSVHGGKPHTAALVETDRDGELCSHCHKQKQTVVGTDHDLRITAKDEKNALGKLPSETGVCGSCHTLHRGKGDRRFLFAARKVEPQPGPAMDETPFKRDGLCLNCHQKGGIGEKKVVPHFSHPQKDLVLRSDQKILPLLGAKEEPEDFGGIACITCHEPHVWDADRIPPPGKDGTIALSANRENLEGSNRDAFLRAKDADKVFCVDCHGLGTLVKYKYYHDARRARNGGVDYLR
- a CDS encoding DsbE family thiol:disulfide interchange protein, with product MPRLFLLLPLLIFSILGFLFFQGMNLDPNTLPSPLLGKPLPAFELPALRDPSRVISDKEIKGPALVNFWASWCAACRDEHALLLDLARNAGVTIYGIDYVDRREAALDWLDRLGDPYAAVLFDERGTLGSEFQVMGAPETYAVDGGNIVRYRHVGRLTWEVWTAMQAALAGPAPHPGPEGEGEQGCCDFHVE